From a region of the Athene noctua chromosome 14, bAthNoc1.hap1.1, whole genome shotgun sequence genome:
- the FADD gene encoding FAS-associated death domain protein — protein MDPFLTLLHSFSSSLSDAELSSLKFLCRGKIGKRKLECVRSGVELFNIFLEQQLIASGKVAFLEELFVNIKREDLVSQLKQFVEEGEVNAPDDQPDAHEKRLQKAAIEVICENVGRDWRMLIRKLGLSEVKIDRVVAANPLNLHEQLVQSLREWQRWKGKDAKVADLIKGLRECNMNLVADKVEQKLLTLNTGTR, from the exons ATGGATCCGTTTCTGACTCTGCTGCACTCTTTCTCTTCGAGCTTGTCGGACGCTGAGCTTTCTTCCCTGAAGTTTCTCTGCCGAGGGAAAATTGGGAAAAGGAAGCTTGAGTGTGTCCGAAGTGGCGTGGAGCTCTTCAATATCTTCCTCGAGCAGCAGCTGATTGCAAGCGGCAAGGTGGCGTTTCTTGAAGAGTTGTTTGTGAACATTAAAAGAGAAGATTTGGTCTCGCAGCTAAAGCAGTTCGTAGAGGAAGGAGAAGTGAATGCTCCTGATGATCAACCAGATGCGCATGAAAAGC GTCTTCAGAAGGCAGCTATTGAAGTCATATGTGAAAATGTGGGGAGAGACTGGAGAATGCTGATACGAAAACTTGGCCTTTCTGAAGTGAAAATAGACAGAGTAGTAGCAGCAAATCCATTGAACTTGCATGAACAGTTGGTTCAGTCACTTCGAGAGTGGCAGAGATGGAAGGGAAAAGATGCAAAGGTGGCTGACTTAATAAAAGGTCTTCGGGAATGTAATATGAATTTGGTGGCAGACAAAGTTGAACAGAAGCTCTTAACGCTGAACACTGGAACGAGGTGA